The sequence CCTATACTCACTGAGTATTTTACGTAGACCTCTCAAAAATAATTCCCTTCAAAAAGTTTTGGATAATACCTGAACTTGCCAGAGGCTCAAATCAAACCCAGACATCATTGTCAGCGATTATTTCACCTCTAGTTTCTCAAGTATTGACCACTCCCCTTGGTTCAACCAACAACACCTTGCACTCCTCATCAGCGAAGGGCTTGTGTTCTTCCCCACGGGGAACTACGCACATCTCTCCCTCACTCAATTGAACCGTCCAGTCTCTGAATTGAATTCCCATTGAGCCTTCCAGCACAATGAAGGTCTCATCGGTGTCTGCATGACTGTGCCAAGTGAACTTCCCTTTGATCTTCACCAGTTTGAACTGGTAGTCATTCATTTCAGCAATGACTTTCGGGGACCAGTGTTCTGAAAAGAGTTCCAGCTTGTTTTGGAAGCTAATTGGTTGGTTCAAAGGGAGTTTTACACTGGCGGTGTCAAACAGCTCTCAAGTTAGCTTCTACCTAGTCAGCAGGGTTTACCACATCCGAAATTGCAAACATCTTCCACCCGTCAGCAGTTTTCTTGAAAGCGTAGAATGCGCTGACTTGCTCAATCAAGGAACCGTCTTCCCTGAGCCGACGCACATTCCTGCACAACAGATGCACCTTGGTTTCTGTCATGGCCACTATATCGATTTCAAACGAATCACTGCGATGCCAACCTTTCGCCTTTTTCATTTCTGTGGGAGATAGTGGAAACTTGTCCAGCACATTGATCTTCCCGTTGCCAATGTGGGTTAACGGGAACTCAATACAAGCATTGATACCATCCATATCTTCACGATTGAACGCGTCAAGGTATGATTGATAGACCTCGTATAATTCTGCTCTCAACTCACTTTTCATTCGCAGCCTTTTTTGTTGATGGGAGATCTGATGGAAGGGTCAAAAGAAAATGTATAACGAAAGTCCCTGATCGGAGTCAAAGAGTTAAAGATCTTGAGTTGGTTATGTGATTGAGGAGATCTTCTATTCGGCTGGGATAAACAACTGTAGGCACTCGACAATGTGTCGCTATCAGGGTGCTTGTGCCATGTTAACTCGCCTTTGATCTTCACCAGCTTGAACTGGTAGTCATTCATTTCAGCAATCACTTTCGGGGACCAGTGTTCTGAAAAGTGGTTGAGTTTCGATTGGAAATTAATTGGTTGGTTCATACCAGCTTCCTAGAGCTTATGAATGACATGGCGCACGACACCCCAGATCTGGAAATCATCATCAACTGAAATGGGAATGCTCGGATAGTCTGAATTTTCTGGCTGCAGCTCAAAAGACTCTCGAGTCTGCACCAGTCGCTTCAGAGTGAACTCTCCATTGAGAGAGGCAATCACCACTTTCTGATTGGGCTTTTTCTTGGAGCGGTCGACGATCAGTAAATCCTGATCAAAGATTCCAGCACCAGTCATTGAGTCTCCATTAGCACGGACAAAGAAGACGTTGTTGGGATCTGGAATCAGGTACTGATGTAGGTTGAGATAACCGTCATAGTAATCCTGAGCAGGGCTGGGAAAGCCTGCGGAGACCATCGATTCGAATAATGGACGCTGGTACTGGTCTGCAATTGGG is a genomic window of SAR324 cluster bacterium containing:
- a CDS encoding cupin domain-containing protein; the protein is MNQPISFQNKLELFSEHWSPKVIAEMNDYQFKLVKIKGKFTWHSHADTDETFIVLEGSMGIQFRDWTVQLSEGEMCVVPRGEEHKPFADEECKVLLVEPRGVVNT
- the umuD gene encoding translesion error-prone DNA polymerase V autoproteolytic subunit, coding for MNLLPFTFVLPVNSPIADQYQRPLFESMVSAGFPSPAQDYYDGYLNLHQYLIPDPNNVFFVRANGDSMTGAGIFDQDLLIVDRSKKKPNQKVVIASLNGEFTLKRLVQTRESFELQPENSDYPSIPISVDDDFQIWGVVRHVIHKL